The Euphorbia lathyris chromosome 2, ddEupLath1.1, whole genome shotgun sequence genome includes a window with the following:
- the LOC136217796 gene encoding peroxidase 71-like, whose protein sequence is MHFYDCFVQGCDGSVLIDGPNTEKSAIQNSGLNGYNVIDDAKSQLEAACPGIVSCADILALAARDSVVLTSGRTWQVPTGRRDGRISLQSEANTLPGFRTSVADQTKLFTDRGLNTQDLVALVGGHTIGTTSCALFSYRLYNTTTSVSDPSINPAFLPQLQTQCPQSGDGGNRVALDTGSQNRFDSSFFTNLINGRGILESDQKLWTDASTRPFVQRFSTARGNFNVEFARSMVKISNIGVKTGVQGEIRRICSAIN, encoded by the exons ATGCATTTCTATGATTGCTTCGTTCAAGGTTGCGATGGTTCTGTTCTAATAGATGGACCCAACACTGAGAAATCTGCCATTCAAAATAGTGGTTTAAATGGTTACAATGTTATTGATGATGCTAAGTCCCAGCTCGAAGCTGCTTGTCCTGGAATTGTTTCTTGCGCTGATATTCTCGCACTTGCTGCTCGAGATTCGGTTGTTCTC ACAAGTGGACGAACTTGGCAAGTGCCTACTGGACGTAGAGATGGACGAATCTCATTGCAATCTGAAGCTAATACTTTGCCTGGATTCAGAACCTCCGTTGCTGACCAAACCAAATTGTTTACTGATAGGGGTCTCAACACTCAAGACCTTGTTGCACTTGTCG GAGGACATACAATTGGAACAACATCATGTGCACTGTTTAGTTACAGATTATACAATACTACTACATCTGTTTCAGACCCTTCAATTAACCCTGCATTCCTTCCTCAATTACAAACACAGTGTCCCCAGAGTGGAGATGGAGGAAATCGGGTAGCATTAGATACTGGTAGTCAAAACAGATTTGATTCTTCATTTTTCACCAACCTTATAAATGGCCGAGGAATTCTCGAGTCTGATCAGAAACTGTGGACTGATGCTTCAACTAGACCATTTGTACAGCGTTTTTCTACTGCTCGAGGAAATTTCAATGTCGAGTTTGCAAGATCCATGGTTAAGATTAGTAATATTGGTGTCAAGACAGGAGTCCAGGGTGAAATTAGAAGAATTTGTTCTGCAATAAATTGA